A stretch of the Oncorhynchus mykiss isolate Arlee chromosome 23, USDA_OmykA_1.1, whole genome shotgun sequence genome encodes the following:
- the LOC110502327 gene encoding homeobox protein OTX2-like, with product MIRPPSTTCPGLLWLISDLEPVVSPSDVPGQMAVTGASSRSTNRRKRTSFSKEHVELLRVTFETDPYPGISLRESLSQKTGLPESRIQVWFQNRRARTLKCKGAKTFLCQSDSGLHSPGGFTPVQDPVSQPRTMGTGATQHCLAPLSTPPCLPPAYPAQVKEEDYFFYGRYFPPYPGAEETGHNTSQFGFRQAKVLGYSSSMHLKSPGHQMVQGAWPQAVDQATPVQSIWSPSPLEVRNYSSGSSKAFLYHRSAEQQPFYNNPQEAYGGPISQTQAPATPDSGCWEVGQENTPPMEGQGSRLDGSWSMAMSTPEYPGQAPLHAPLPELPAMSLQEILGELEGEWQEGDGLDSHQNGDKLVYC from the exons ATGATAAGACCACCCTCCACAACCTGTCCTGGGCTCCTCTGGCTCATCTCTGATCTGGAACCTGTTGTTTCCCCCTCAGATGTCCCAGGACAGATGGCGGTTACCGGAGCCTCGTCCCGGAGTACCAACCGCAGAAAGAGGACCAGCTTCTCCAAAGAGCACGTGGAGCTACTCCGTGTCACCTTTGAGACAGACCCTTACCCTGgcatcagcctgagagagagccTGTCCCAGAAAACAGGGCTACCTGAATCTCGTATCCAG GTGTGGTTCCAGAACAGGAGGGCTCGGACTCTGAAGTGTAAGGGAGCTAAGACGTTTCTGTGCCAGTCAGACTCTGGCTTACACTCCCCTGGTGGGTTCACCcctgtccaggatccagtttcccAGCCCCGCACCATGGGGACAGGGGCTACCCAGCACTGCCTTGCCCCTCTATCCACCCCCCCCTGCCTGCCCCCTGCCTACCCCGCCCAGGTGAAGGAGGAGGATTACTTTTTCTATGGACGCTACTTTCCACCCTACCCTGGAGCGGAGGAGACTGGCCACAACACCTCCCAGTTTGGGTTTAGGCAGGCCAAGGTGCTGGGATACAGCTCCAGCATGCACCTGAAGAGCCCCGGGCACCAGATGGTTCAAGGAGCCTGGCCCCAGGCAGTTGACCAGGCGACCCCAGTCCAGTCCATATGGAGCCCCTCTCCTCTGGAGGTGAGGAACTACAGCTCAGGCTCCAGCAAGGCCTTCCTCTACCATCGCTCAGCCGAGCAGCAGCCCTTCTACAACAACCCCCAGGAAGCCTATGGAGGCCCCATTTCCCAGACCCAGGCCCCAGCCACCCCGGATTCTGGCTGCTGGGAAGTTGGGCAAGAGAACACCCCTCCGATGGAAGGCCAAGGTTCCCGATTGGATGGCTCCTGGAGCATGGCTATGTCTACCCCAGAATACCCAGGACAAGCCCCGCTCCATGCCCCCTTGCCAGAGCTCCCGGCCATGTCCCTGCAGGAGATCCtgggagagctggagggagagtgGCAGGAGGGAGATGGACTGGACAGCCACCAAAATGGGGACAAACTGGTTTACTGCTGA